The Aeromicrobium yanjiei DNA segment CAGGCCGTAGATCATGAGCACGGCCATGAGGCCGGTGAGGCCGAGCTCCTCGCCCAGTGAGGCGGCGATGAAGTCGGAGAAGCCGAACGGGGTGAGGTTGGGACTGCCCTGGCCGAGCCCCTGTCCGAGCAGGCCCCCGTGCGCGAGCCCGAACAGGCCGTTGATGACCTGGTAGTTCTTGTCCGGATCGGAGAACGGGTCGAGCCAGGCGTTGACCCGCACCTGCACGTGGCCGAAGGCGAGATAGCCCATGTAGGCACCCGCCGCGAACAGCAGCGCCCCCACGACCAGCCAGCCGGGGCGTTCGGTCGCGATGTAGAGCAGCACCACGAACAGCCCGAAGAACAGCAGCGACGAGCCGAGGTCGCGCTGGAAGATGAGGATGCCCATGCTGAGCAGCCAGCCGGCCAGGATCGGCCCGAGGTCGCGGCCGCGGGGAAGGTCGATGCCCGCGAAGCGGCGCCCGGCCAGCGCGAGGGCGTCGCGCTTGACCACGAGATAGCCGGCGAAGAAGATCGCGAGGCAGATCTTGGCCGCCTCTCCGGGCTGGAAGCTGAACGGACCGATCCCGATCCAGATCCGCGCACCGCGGATGTTGCGCCCGATGCCGGGCAGCAGTGGCAGGATCAGCAGGACGATCGCGGCAAAGCCGAACGTGTAGGTCAGCGCCTGCAGTCGGCGGTGGTCGCGGACCACGATCAGCACGAGGGCAAAGGCCACGATGCCGAAGCCGGTCCACATGAGCTGACCGTTGGCGAGGGCCTTCCAGTCGGGGTTGACCTGCTGATATCCGAGGTCGATCCGGTAGATCATCGCCAGGCCGAGGCCGTTGAGGGCGATCACCAGCGGCAGCAGCACGGGATCGGCGTAGGGGGCGACCCGGCGCACCACGAGATGGGTCGCGATCGCCACCACGATGAGCGCGCCGCCCAGCTTGTAGGTGTCGGACGGGATCGTGCCCTCGACGCCGAGGCCCACCGAGGCGTACGCCGCGATGCC contains these protein-coding regions:
- a CDS encoding FtsW/RodA/SpoVE family cell cycle protein; its protein translation is MTTPVWVPRKRRGAEFFLTVLAVFIGIAAYASVGLGVEGTIPSDTYKLGGALIVVAIATHLVVRRVAPYADPVLLPLVIALNGLGLAMIYRIDLGYQQVNPDWKALANGQLMWTGFGIVAFALVLIVVRDHRRLQALTYTFGFAAIVLLILPLLPGIGRNIRGARIWIGIGPFSFQPGEAAKICLAIFFAGYLVVKRDALALAGRRFAGIDLPRGRDLGPILAGWLLSMGILIFQRDLGSSLLFFGLFVVLLYIATERPGWLVVGALLFAAGAYMGYLAFGHVQVRVNAWLDPFSDPDKNYQVINGLFGLAHGGLLGQGLGQGSPNLTPFGFSDFIAASLGEELGLTGLMAVLMIYGLIVERGLRIALTCRDAFGKLLAAGLALSIAIQVFVVVGGVTRLIPLTGLTTPFLAQGGSSIVMNWAIIGLLLRISDQTRRPAPEISTFESDEATQVVKLS